In Candidatus Nitronauta litoralis, one DNA window encodes the following:
- a CDS encoding M6 family metalloprotease domain-containing protein, protein MNRSIHFLLSALFLNLLIPSFSFAVPANPDDIEFIQPDGSVFTGHLIGDEWNNRAETQSGFTIDQDQDGTWRHVLRFEGNTAVLGNTRADQAPAPGLSQGLRNTQPRIPSDAHNRLGSPEHSHGEGPHAPTGNFTGPVLFILAEFSDRAGTYGESTWGNFVSNNIADYFSEASYGKANLVPATETSGVNNNGVIGWVNLGYPHPNTANSTGTANQVITRNAIIAADPFIDYASYDTDGNNVLSSEELAIVIVVAGFERAYSANYTPSVWGHKWGIGFLAGGAPTVDGVSVGGFSGGYAQFGEIHQSNSSNQHQATMGIMVHELGHLIFGLPDLYDTDGSSSGIGAFGVMGGGSWGRANGQSHSGESPVLPTAWTKLKLDWADETEGISVEALTASGDPAANSANSVRKASTSVSTQYFLAENRQPVGYDLGLQRWLGTNFGGVAIWHIDDSQSTNRNDSNRLVDLEEGDGTQMGSSRGSATDLWYQGNGTTFNDTSTPNSKLNNGATSNVALTNISSSSTVMTVDFGGIAPGEIALSTTDDFFSNGEVGGPFNPGSMVYGISNSGGTPIDYTVTKTESWIDLSNASGTLAPGNSVNVTVTINATANGLGDGVYNDTLTITNTTNGNGNTTRDVTLTVLPVTTSETINDFDNDQDSDLLMVHDTGILVGSILQNSVPQTFDFLLQADPTQGWSVHSTSDFNGDNNADILLANTTTGDYRVVTMNGSSVITDTVVLFMDPVHGLEPRGVGDFNDDGLAEIIFYQPSSGFTALAYLNGGVFSSFETVTIIDEANNWSLKDAVDFTGDGKTDLFITNSVTGEASVIEMDGSTPVATTPILSLDPATGWTYKDTADYTGDGKTDVLILHTSGALGVLVMDGLVFQSIYVPGGLQAGWDLVNSGHYNNDGKADFLFHVPATGELIAGIQDGATITAYNNILNLGPGSGWNFHSGKPLN, encoded by the coding sequence ATGAATCGTTCAATTCATTTTCTTCTGAGCGCACTTTTTTTAAACCTTCTAATTCCCTCTTTTTCATTTGCTGTTCCCGCTAATCCGGATGATATCGAATTTATCCAACCTGATGGAAGTGTCTTCACCGGTCACCTTATTGGAGACGAATGGAACAACAGGGCGGAAACACAATCGGGGTTCACTATTGATCAGGATCAAGATGGAACCTGGCGTCATGTGTTGCGGTTCGAGGGAAATACTGCGGTGTTGGGAAATACCCGTGCAGATCAGGCTCCGGCACCGGGCCTTTCCCAGGGACTTCGCAATACCCAGCCACGTATCCCAAGCGACGCACATAATCGTTTGGGATCACCAGAGCACTCTCATGGAGAAGGACCCCATGCACCAACAGGCAACTTCACCGGACCCGTCCTCTTTATTCTGGCAGAATTTTCCGATCGCGCCGGCACTTATGGAGAGTCCACCTGGGGAAATTTTGTTTCCAATAATATCGCCGACTATTTCAGCGAAGCCTCCTATGGAAAGGCAAACCTTGTACCTGCCACAGAAACCTCAGGAGTCAACAATAATGGAGTCATTGGATGGGTTAACCTGGGTTACCCTCATCCCAATACAGCCAACAGTACCGGTACGGCCAATCAGGTCATCACACGGAATGCAATCATCGCAGCCGATCCTTTCATCGACTATGCTTCATATGACACTGATGGCAATAATGTTCTCAGCTCTGAAGAGCTCGCTATAGTCATCGTGGTCGCCGGATTCGAAAGAGCATACAGTGCAAACTACACACCCAGTGTCTGGGGGCACAAGTGGGGAATCGGATTTCTCGCTGGTGGCGCACCCACTGTGGATGGCGTTTCCGTTGGTGGGTTTTCTGGGGGTTATGCCCAGTTCGGGGAAATTCATCAAAGCAACTCCAGTAACCAGCACCAGGCAACCATGGGCATCATGGTTCACGAATTGGGCCACTTGATATTCGGGTTGCCAGACTTGTACGACACGGACGGCTCCTCCAGCGGTATCGGAGCTTTTGGTGTTATGGGGGGAGGCAGCTGGGGCCGGGCCAACGGTCAATCTCATTCTGGAGAATCCCCTGTTCTCCCTACCGCCTGGACAAAATTGAAACTGGACTGGGCCGATGAAACCGAGGGAATCAGCGTGGAGGCGTTAACCGCATCCGGAGACCCCGCTGCCAATTCAGCCAACTCTGTGCGAAAAGCTTCAACTTCTGTATCCACTCAGTATTTTCTGGCTGAAAACCGTCAACCTGTAGGATATGACCTTGGGCTCCAACGTTGGCTGGGTACCAATTTTGGTGGTGTGGCCATCTGGCATATTGACGATTCTCAATCTACAAACAGGAATGATTCAAACCGGCTTGTTGATCTGGAAGAAGGAGATGGAACCCAAATGGGTAGCAGTCGGGGTTCAGCAACGGACCTCTGGTATCAGGGAAATGGAACAACCTTTAACGATACCTCCACTCCAAACAGCAAGCTGAATAATGGGGCTACATCGAATGTGGCTTTGACCAATATTTCCTCATCATCTACTGTCATGACAGTTGATTTCGGCGGAATTGCTCCTGGCGAAATTGCCCTTTCCACAACTGACGACTTTTTTTCGAATGGAGAAGTCGGTGGCCCTTTCAACCCCGGTTCCATGGTTTACGGAATCAGCAACTCAGGTGGAACTCCGATCGACTACACAGTTACCAAAACGGAATCCTGGATTGATTTAAGCAATGCATCGGGCACCCTTGCCCCCGGCAACAGCGTAAACGTAACCGTGACGATCAACGCTACAGCAAACGGACTTGGTGATGGAGTGTATAACGATACCCTCACGATCACCAACACAACCAATGGAAACGGCAACACGACTCGCGATGTAACCCTCACAGTGCTACCCGTTACAACTTCTGAAACAATCAACGACTTTGACAACGATCAGGATTCAGATCTGCTCATGGTGCATGACACAGGAATTCTTGTTGGCAGCATCCTGCAAAATTCTGTTCCTCAAACGTTTGACTTCCTGCTTCAGGCTGACCCTACTCAAGGCTGGTCTGTACATTCCACCTCGGATTTTAACGGCGATAACAATGCTGATATCTTGCTCGCCAATACCACGACCGGAGATTATCGCGTTGTCACCATGAATGGCTCCAGCGTAATCACAGATACGGTGGTTTTATTTATGGATCCGGTTCATGGACTGGAACCTCGGGGAGTTGGAGATTTCAACGACGATGGTCTGGCAGAAATCATTTTTTACCAACCATCCAGTGGTTTTACAGCGCTGGCCTATTTGAATGGAGGCGTCTTTTCTTCATTTGAAACAGTGACTATTATTGACGAAGCCAATAACTGGAGCCTTAAAGATGCCGTCGATTTTACTGGCGATGGAAAAACCGATCTTTTCATAACCAACTCGGTAACCGGGGAAGCTTCGGTGATTGAAATGGATGGGTCCACACCCGTTGCCACCACCCCTATTCTCTCCCTGGATCCTGCTACCGGCTGGACATATAAAGACACTGCAGATTACACGGGTGATGGTAAAACCGATGTTCTTATTCTTCATACCTCCGGTGCGCTAGGAGTCCTCGTAATGGATGGTTTGGTGTTCCAATCAATTTATGTTCCGGGGGGGTTGCAGGCTGGTTGGGACCTTGTAAATTCCGGACACTACAACAACGATGGAAAAGCCGACTTTCTCTTTCACGTTCCAGCAACAGGAGAATTGATTGCCGGCATTCAGGACGGGGCCACGATCACGGCTTACAACAATATTTTGAACCTGGGACCCGGCTCCGGCTGGAACTTTCATAGTGGAAAACCATTGAATTAA
- the mltG gene encoding endolytic transglycosylase MltG produces the protein MRNLKPILTLTAVVLTLVSLTFGSVFLVYVNQAASNNKAEVMINVEPGMSLTQVANLLTTKKIIANSTTFRIYTYLKGKQRDIQAGEYLLSPSLKPEVILNKLTSGETVAHTITIPEGFRILEIADLFAAAGLANRNRFIEATQDPELLKRLKIPTADLEGYLFPDTYQFRRQSGEKEIVRTMLSNFEKRLFKSKYIEQAKSLDMTFHEVITLASLIEKETGLPKERPLISSVFHNRLKRKMLLQTDPTVIYALTGFDGNIRKKDLSIDSPYNTYVYKGLPPGPIASPGESSVIAALNPAISKALFFVSRQDGSHQFSTNLTDHNKAVVKYQLQPAKG, from the coding sequence ATGCGTAACCTGAAACCCATCTTGACACTCACAGCCGTCGTGCTCACTTTAGTGAGTCTTACCTTTGGATCTGTTTTTCTTGTTTACGTAAATCAGGCGGCAAGCAATAATAAGGCGGAAGTGATGATCAATGTAGAACCCGGGATGTCCCTGACCCAGGTAGCAAACCTCCTCACCACCAAAAAAATAATCGCTAATAGCACCACGTTTCGAATTTATACCTACCTCAAAGGCAAGCAGAGGGATATTCAGGCCGGAGAATACTTATTATCCCCTTCCCTTAAACCAGAGGTCATTCTGAATAAACTGACTTCCGGGGAAACAGTAGCCCATACGATCACCATTCCTGAGGGATTCCGAATTCTTGAAATAGCCGATCTGTTTGCCGCAGCCGGCCTGGCCAATCGAAACCGTTTTATAGAAGCCACCCAGGATCCGGAGCTTTTAAAACGATTAAAAATTCCCACTGCAGACCTTGAGGGTTATCTGTTCCCAGACACTTACCAATTTCGTCGTCAATCAGGAGAAAAAGAAATTGTACGGACCATGCTCAGTAACTTCGAAAAACGTCTGTTTAAATCGAAATACATTGAGCAGGCAAAAAGCTTAGACATGACATTCCACGAGGTCATTACCCTGGCTTCCCTGATTGAAAAAGAAACAGGGTTACCCAAAGAGCGGCCGTTAATATCATCAGTATTTCATAATCGGTTGAAACGCAAAATGCTGCTGCAAACAGACCCCACTGTCATCTATGCCCTGACCGGGTTCGACGGCAATATCCGGAAAAAAGACTTATCCATTGACTCTCCTTACAACACCTATGTCTATAAAGGCCTTCCACCCGGCCCCATTGCCAGCCCTGGAGAAAGTTCGGTAATTGCTGCACTCAACCCCGCCATATCCAAGGCCCTCTTTTTTGTTTCCCGCCAGGATGGTAGTCATCAGTTTTCTACCAATCTCACAGATCACAACAAAGCGGTAGTGAAATACCAACTCCAACCTGCAAAGGGATGA
- the hisC gene encoding histidinol-phosphate transaminase: protein MARIDLQTKVCERVKALKAYHVDNYDAEIKLHANENSHSLPPAVVEQFGNRLRELDLNRYPDPDCADLKKTLARQLNINHNQLTIGNGSDELIQILIQIFCDPGDALAIPDPTFAMYNIIAKGLGVRPIPYSLNEHWDLEAKPFLDSIRDQKVRLIFFSYPNNPTGNCFNKNEIQKVIEEFDGIVVLDEAYYDFARLSFIEQLSNHNNLIVLRSLSKIGLAGLRVGYGIATPEIIQEIDKIRLPYNSNMLSQEFSDIVLSQFELVKEQINEIIEERERIRQSLSEIEGVTSYKSDANFILFQTEKSSRDVFNELAKRGILIRDLGAHPRLKNCLRVTIGTRDENNFFLKELKAISQTA from the coding sequence ATGGCGCGGATTGATCTTCAGACAAAAGTATGTGAACGCGTCAAAGCCCTTAAGGCCTATCACGTGGACAACTATGACGCGGAAATAAAGTTGCACGCCAATGAAAACTCACACTCCTTACCTCCTGCAGTGGTTGAGCAGTTTGGCAACCGGCTGAGAGAACTTGATTTAAACCGCTACCCGGACCCGGATTGCGCTGATTTAAAAAAGACTCTGGCACGACAGCTCAACATCAACCACAACCAGTTGACCATCGGAAACGGTTCCGATGAACTCATCCAGATTCTTATTCAGATATTTTGCGATCCCGGCGACGCTCTGGCCATTCCAGATCCTACTTTTGCGATGTACAACATCATCGCGAAAGGACTGGGAGTTCGCCCTATCCCTTATTCTTTAAATGAGCATTGGGACCTGGAAGCAAAACCATTTCTGGATTCTATCCGCGACCAGAAAGTACGCCTGATATTTTTCAGCTACCCCAACAATCCTACCGGGAACTGTTTCAATAAAAATGAAATCCAGAAAGTAATTGAAGAGTTTGATGGAATCGTTGTATTGGATGAAGCTTATTATGATTTTGCCCGTTTATCATTTATTGAACAGCTTTCGAACCACAACAACCTGATTGTGCTAAGAAGTTTGTCCAAAATTGGACTGGCGGGTTTGCGGGTAGGATATGGAATTGCTACCCCGGAGATTATTCAGGAAATTGACAAAATAAGACTACCTTATAATTCCAATATGCTTTCACAGGAATTCTCTGATATCGTTCTTTCCCAGTTTGAACTTGTGAAGGAACAAATAAATGAAATTATTGAAGAGCGTGAACGGATTCGCCAAAGCCTTTCCGAAATCGAGGGGGTGACCTCATACAAATCGGATGCTAATTTTATTTTATTTCAGACTGAGAAAAGTTCAAGAGATGTGTTCAACGAACTTGCAAAACGTGGGATATTGATCCGAGACCTCGGAGCCCATCCAAGGTTAAAAAATTGCCTGCGGGTCACGATTGGAACCCGGGACGAAAACAACTTTTTTTTAAAAGAACTGAAGGCAATCTCGCAAACCGCCTGA
- the gmk gene encoding guanylate kinase, which translates to MSSPSPNQGLALIVSAPSGTGKTTVCGKLREQIPDLRFKISDTTRQPREGEKDGIHYHFISEDTFQNGIKNGDYLEWAQVHTDHYGTRRNQIEQNLQQGYDLLMELDVQGVTSLREQNFDGIFVLILPPSLSELEKRLVGRGTESPEKIQKRLETAKSEIAQYKLFDYIVTNNEVNETVSVLNNILQSERFKTTRFRPKSDEILSIFNSQETN; encoded by the coding sequence ATGTCTTCCCCCTCCCCTAATCAAGGTTTGGCACTCATTGTATCCGCTCCCTCCGGTACTGGTAAAACCACGGTTTGTGGGAAGTTGCGTGAACAGATACCTGACCTGCGATTCAAGATTTCCGATACCACGCGCCAACCTCGTGAAGGTGAAAAAGACGGTATCCACTATCACTTTATTTCAGAAGACACTTTTCAAAATGGAATAAAAAATGGAGATTATCTGGAGTGGGCACAAGTCCATACAGATCACTATGGGACCCGGCGGAATCAGATCGAGCAAAACCTGCAGCAGGGATACGACCTGTTAATGGAACTTGATGTTCAGGGTGTGACGTCTTTGCGTGAACAGAATTTCGATGGAATATTTGTATTGATACTTCCACCTTCACTTTCAGAACTGGAAAAACGCCTGGTGGGCAGAGGCACCGAATCACCGGAAAAAATCCAGAAACGTCTCGAAACTGCCAAAAGTGAAATTGCCCAATACAAACTATTCGATTACATCGTCACCAATAATGAGGTGAACGAAACTGTTTCGGTCCTTAATAATATTCTTCAATCAGAAAGATTCAAAACAACCCGGTTCCGTCCGAAAAGCGACGAGATACTTTCAATTTTCAACTCCCAGGAAACCAACTAA
- a CDS encoding YicC family protein yields the protein MLKSMTGYGRFEQQNGSFSCKAEIRSVNNRFIEISARLPKYLSCIELPLKNMVKARCARGSFDVFITIEKDSSSQEMEIRPNLDLATQYHNAFKEIQDQLGLHGNIEISSLLSMRDIIKSEPMEFDEEKQKLILDTVNKGLTELIRMREEEGKSQSKDLSGRLDEIEDWIDKIRSRQPEIINAYRDKLQEKIKTISDGIDIDPARLAQETAIIADKSDIAEELTRLESHLAQFRELIKQDQPVGRKLEFLTQEINRETNTIGSKSIDFEVSQHVVEIKSLLEKIREQLANIE from the coding sequence ATGTTAAAAAGTATGACCGGCTACGGTCGATTCGAGCAACAAAACGGTTCATTCTCATGTAAGGCGGAAATTCGCTCTGTAAACAACCGGTTTATAGAAATCTCTGCCAGATTGCCCAAATACCTTTCCTGTATTGAATTACCTTTGAAGAACATGGTCAAAGCCCGCTGTGCACGCGGGTCTTTTGACGTGTTTATTACGATCGAGAAAGACAGCAGTTCGCAGGAAATGGAAATCAGACCCAACCTTGACCTGGCGACGCAGTACCACAATGCGTTTAAAGAAATTCAGGATCAGCTGGGTCTGCATGGAAATATCGAAATTTCATCACTGCTTTCCATGCGGGATATCATCAAATCCGAACCTATGGAATTTGATGAAGAAAAGCAAAAACTGATTCTCGATACGGTGAACAAAGGGCTCACAGAATTAATCCGGATGCGAGAGGAAGAAGGAAAGAGTCAAAGCAAAGATCTTTCGGGACGCCTGGATGAAATAGAAGACTGGATTGACAAAATCAGGTCCCGGCAGCCGGAAATCATCAATGCCTATCGGGACAAATTACAGGAAAAAATCAAAACAATCAGTGATGGAATCGATATTGATCCTGCTCGTTTAGCCCAGGAAACGGCCATCATTGCGGACAAATCCGATATAGCAGAAGAGCTGACTCGCCTGGAAAGCCATCTCGCCCAATTTCGGGAGCTCATTAAGCAAGATCAACCGGTAGGTCGGAAACTTGAATTCCTGACACAGGAGATCAATCGGGAAACCAATACCATTGGCTCAAAATCTATAGACTTTGAAGTTTCCCAGCATGTTGTCGAAATCAAAAGTCTGCTTGAAAAAATCAGGGAACAGCTCGCCAATATTGAATAA
- a CDS encoding sulfite reductase: protein MDSSELKSLNVPPAVIQEIEDFATEVERLTTGELDVEDFKRFRLQQGIYGQRQDDEQMVRTKLPFGQYSADQLRCLAEFGEKYSNGILHVTTRQDIQFHFVKIKTVTEALALLAKSGLTTREACGNTVRNVTACHKTGTCPDELFDVTPYAKAVMSYLIRHPLTQSLPRKFKITLGGCNGCGLGPINDIGLNAREQNGERGFRMLIGGGLGSYPKSAEPLFEFLPVSKLLRTCEAIVAVFDKYGDKQNRNKARFKFVLERLGLDKTRELIMEEYEKLADRNYPQIEAPDEVVPNIPQFKDNTDFDHDPEFQAWVARNTFEQRQKGFYNVHIKLLLGDLNTVQARSIADLASNFAGSKLVNTAHQNIMIPWIKKGALGHVYGILKDLGLHKAGTEELKDMTSCPGSETCNLGITHSRGLIDQLSDDVDNEFTGDSDLDHITVKASGCPNSCGQHHIAAIGFSGSARKVNGVLAPHYEVMLGGRIDDNKATFGETVAKIPAKNAPNAVRRLIDDYKNAKQNGETFQDYYDRLGKKYFGVLLEDLKSVPPIENSPESYIDYHSSTRFSLDDRGQGECAGSISELISDHISEGERALFQCKKLLEKGDFADSVKQAQRAFICCARGMMHTEGIDFSDNLLTIQKFESLIVDTGIVNEKHSGIANRYEASADEMKEAMAREYLVEAESLVAESKEAYQKMKTQGTLRIRVENSDEKDNDGHTPTRETFFDVTHAKHEEKV, encoded by the coding sequence ATGGACAGTTCCGAACTTAAATCATTGAATGTTCCACCTGCTGTTATACAAGAGATCGAAGACTTTGCAACGGAAGTCGAACGTCTCACAACAGGAGAACTGGACGTCGAGGATTTCAAGCGGTTCCGTCTCCAACAGGGTATTTACGGCCAGCGTCAGGATGATGAGCAAATGGTTCGAACCAAACTTCCTTTTGGGCAGTACTCTGCAGATCAGTTGCGCTGTCTGGCGGAGTTTGGCGAAAAGTATTCAAATGGCATTCTGCATGTAACCACTCGTCAGGACATCCAGTTTCATTTTGTCAAAATTAAAACGGTGACGGAAGCTTTGGCCCTTCTTGCAAAAAGCGGCCTTACCACCAGGGAAGCCTGCGGCAACACCGTGCGCAATGTAACCGCATGTCACAAGACGGGAACCTGTCCCGACGAGCTATTCGATGTCACCCCGTACGCCAAGGCAGTGATGAGTTATCTAATCAGACATCCCCTGACTCAGAGCCTGCCCCGCAAGTTCAAGATCACCCTTGGAGGATGTAACGGATGCGGCCTTGGCCCAATTAACGATATCGGACTGAATGCCCGCGAACAAAATGGGGAACGTGGTTTTCGAATGCTGATCGGCGGAGGACTGGGGTCCTACCCAAAATCCGCAGAACCTCTATTTGAATTTTTACCTGTTTCGAAATTACTGCGGACTTGTGAAGCCATTGTGGCGGTATTTGACAAATATGGTGACAAGCAAAATCGGAATAAGGCACGCTTCAAATTTGTTCTCGAGCGTCTCGGGCTTGACAAGACCCGCGAACTCATTATGGAGGAATATGAGAAACTCGCGGACAGAAACTATCCACAGATTGAAGCGCCGGATGAAGTCGTTCCAAATATTCCACAGTTTAAAGACAATACCGATTTCGATCATGATCCCGAGTTTCAAGCCTGGGTAGCCCGCAATACCTTTGAACAGCGTCAGAAGGGTTTTTACAACGTTCACATAAAATTACTTCTGGGTGACCTCAATACCGTACAGGCACGAAGCATTGCAGACCTTGCCAGTAACTTTGCAGGCAGTAAACTGGTAAACACCGCGCATCAAAACATCATGATACCGTGGATTAAAAAAGGAGCACTGGGGCATGTTTATGGAATTCTGAAAGATCTGGGATTGCATAAAGCGGGCACTGAAGAACTTAAAGATATGACCAGCTGCCCGGGTTCAGAAACCTGTAACCTTGGAATCACTCACTCCCGAGGATTGATCGACCAGTTGAGCGACGATGTCGACAACGAGTTCACTGGAGATTCAGACCTTGACCACATCACCGTTAAAGCGAGCGGATGCCCCAACTCCTGCGGCCAGCACCATATTGCCGCCATTGGTTTTTCAGGATCAGCCCGCAAGGTAAACGGAGTTCTGGCACCGCACTATGAAGTCATGCTGGGAGGACGCATTGATGATAACAAGGCAACTTTTGGAGAAACGGTTGCCAAAATTCCAGCCAAAAATGCGCCCAACGCGGTTCGTCGTCTGATTGATGACTATAAGAATGCTAAACAGAATGGAGAAACCTTTCAGGACTACTACGATCGATTGGGCAAAAAGTATTTTGGAGTCCTGTTAGAAGATCTAAAAAGTGTTCCTCCAATTGAAAATTCGCCCGAGTCCTATATTGACTACCACTCATCTACCCGGTTTTCGCTGGATGACCGTGGTCAGGGTGAATGTGCCGGTTCGATAAGTGAATTAATTTCAGATCATATCTCCGAAGGTGAGCGCGCCCTGTTCCAATGTAAGAAACTACTCGAAAAGGGCGACTTTGCAGATTCAGTGAAGCAGGCACAACGAGCATTCATCTGTTGTGCGCGCGGTATGATGCACACTGAAGGGATCGACTTTTCGGATAATCTTTTGACCATTCAAAAATTTGAATCACTGATTGTGGACACTGGGATTGTTAATGAAAAACATTCTGGTATCGCAAACCGCTATGAAGCTTCTGCAGATGAAATGAAAGAAGCTATGGCCCGGGAATATCTTGTCGAAGCCGAGTCTCTGGTGGCTGAAAGCAAGGAAGCCTATCAAAAAATGAAAACTCAGGGTACCTTGCGCATCCGGGTTGAGAATAGCGATGAGAAAGATAATGATGGTCATACTCCCACCCGTGAAACTTTTTTCGATGTCACGCATGCAAAACATGAGGAAAAGGTATAA
- a CDS encoding isoprenylcysteine carboxylmethyltransferase family protein: MDISSFSAHDLGLFWVWFNFLLYCLVFAFSLYANYNFNTVVVGLIYLVPLVPFGFDPVNLTRVILVSIQNTVFGVIELVIFVLTVKPNDARFDSAHVKQFLGHTLPIAAALIGLSYYARGNIVEVTCYEWWTILIVFLLGSLFRVLAVFQLGRSGFKFDIVFREEQKLMTGQLYSWMRHPSYTAMMVVIFSYALTTHDFLAGSFGLIVAWCGFQYRIYHEEKALKQQFGEEYRLYRGRTGMWFPWRN, from the coding sequence ATGGATATTTCCTCCTTCAGTGCCCATGATTTAGGCCTTTTCTGGGTCTGGTTCAATTTTCTGCTGTATTGTCTGGTTTTCGCGTTTTCACTATACGCAAATTACAATTTCAACACGGTTGTTGTGGGCCTTATTTATCTGGTTCCTCTAGTTCCTTTTGGTTTTGACCCCGTTAACCTGACAAGAGTGATTCTGGTTTCAATTCAAAATACAGTATTCGGGGTTATTGAACTTGTTATCTTTGTGTTGACTGTAAAACCCAATGATGCCCGTTTCGACAGTGCGCATGTGAAACAGTTTCTGGGACATACCTTGCCTATTGCAGCGGCTTTGATTGGGCTTTCGTATTATGCCCGGGGTAACATTGTGGAAGTGACCTGCTATGAGTGGTGGACGATATTGATTGTTTTCCTATTAGGTTCTTTATTCAGGGTTTTAGCAGTATTTCAGCTAGGAAGATCCGGTTTTAAGTTTGATATTGTTTTTCGTGAGGAACAAAAGTTGATGACTGGTCAATTATATTCCTGGATGCGCCATCCCTCCTACACAGCGATGATGGTTGTGATTTTTTCTTATGCCCTGACCACCCATGATTTTTTAGCAGGAAGTTTCGGTTTGATTGTGGCCTGGTGTGGTTTTCAGTATAGAATTTATCATGAAGAGAAGGCTCTCAAGCAGCAATTTGGCGAGGAATACAGGCTCTATAGAGGCAGGACAGGGATGTGGTTTCCTTGGCGTAATTGA
- a CDS encoding YraN family protein: MTFKRLSFGQDGEKRAVKFLKKNKYRILETNFTTKAGEIDIVAEQGGVLVFVEVKSRADNEHGHPLDAVTSAKQRKLIQVAERFRISNGLLGRDCRFDVVAITGAPEDPKSWKLELFQDAFRFHV, translated from the coding sequence ATGACTTTTAAAAGGCTTAGTTTTGGTCAGGATGGCGAAAAAAGGGCAGTCAAGTTTTTAAAGAAAAACAAATACCGTATTCTGGAGACTAATTTCACCACCAAAGCAGGCGAAATTGATATTGTGGCAGAGCAGGGTGGGGTACTGGTATTTGTTGAAGTCAAAAGCAGGGCTGACAATGAACATGGTCATCCTTTGGATGCAGTTACTTCAGCCAAGCAGAGGAAATTGATACAGGTTGCAGAGAGATTTCGGATCAGTAATGGACTATTAGGTCGGGATTGTCGCTTCGACGTGGTTGCCATTACAGGAGCTCCTGAGGATCCCAAGTCCTGGAAACTGGAACTTTTTCAGGATGCCTTCAGGTTTCATGTATGA
- a CDS encoding helicase yields MPRLLDFKMTIETGEKGTEGPVMFSINNHQVPLENVEGGCGPGETISGGFQVNSFAHSMTLIGPVKGDWEVKTIKVDFNCENTEPYSVTFGPVTLDDKTEVNVWSDPPLPTFDV; encoded by the coding sequence ATGCCTAGACTTTTAGATTTTAAAATGACCATTGAAACCGGGGAAAAGGGCACGGAGGGACCCGTGATGTTTTCCATCAATAACCATCAGGTACCATTGGAAAATGTTGAAGGTGGTTGTGGACCCGGGGAAACCATTTCAGGTGGTTTCCAGGTGAACAGTTTTGCTCATAGCATGACCCTGATAGGTCCGGTAAAGGGCGATTGGGAAGTTAAAACGATAAAGGTCGATTTTAATTGTGAAAATACAGAGCCCTATTCAGTAACTTTTGGTCCCGTAACCCTCGATGATAAAACAGAAGTGAATGTCTGGAGCGACCCACCTTTGCCTACTTTTGATGTTTAA